The following is a genomic window from Amycolatopsis cihanbeyliensis.
CTGCGGGTGTTCGAGACGCCGGACGGCCCGCGCCAGCTCGTCTCCGACGAGCCCGTGGCGCTGCCCGAGGTGGTCGACCTGCGGGCCGAGGCCGATCCGCTCGCGGCCGCGCACGCACGGGTGGAAGCCGAGCGGCACCGGGCCGCGGAGGCCTGCCGGGGGATGGTGGACCGCAGGCTGTACGCGCAGACGATCATCCGCCTTTCCGCGTGCACGGTCTGGTACACCCAGCTCGGGCACCACCTGATCTTCGACGGCTACACCGCCGCCATGCTGTCCCGGCGCACCGCCGCCCACTACACCGCGCTCGTGCGGGGCACCGAGGCCCCGCCGTCGAGTTTCGGCAGGTTCGCCGACCTGGTGGAGGCCGACCGGGCCTACCTGGCCGGCGAGCAGTTCGAGCGGGACCGCGCGTACTGGCGCGACCAGCTCACCCCGCTGCCCGAGCTGAGCGACCGGCAGACGCCGATGACCGGCCCGCCGGAGCGCACCCTGACCGCCCGTGCCGAGCTGCCGCCGGAGGAGGTCGCCCGGCTGCGGGCGGCCGCCGACGCGGCCGGTACCACCTGGGGCGAGGCGCTGATCGCCTGCTACGCCGCCTTCCTGCACCGGCTGCGGGGCGAAACCGACATCGTCTTCGCGTTCCCGCTGATGTGCCGCACCGGCTCCACCGAGCTGCGCACCCCGGCCATGGCGGTGAACGTGCTGCCGCTGCGGGTCACGGTCCGCGGGGGCGACCGGCTGGACGAGCTGAGCGGGCGGGTCGCTGCCGTCATCAGGGAGATGCGTGCCCACCAGCGCTACCGCGGCGAGAACCTGCCGCAGGACCTGGGCGTGCCGGGAGCCGGCGCGCTGCTGCACGGGCGGGGAGTCAACCTCAAGGCGTTCGACCTCGAGCTCGACTTCGCCGGGTCCACCGGCGTGATGCGCAACGTCGCGGGCGGCCCACCGGAGGACATGGGGCTGAGCGTGCTGCCCACCCGGGACGGCGGCCTGCTGCTCGGCTTCGAGGTCGACGCCAGGGGCAACGACCAGGTCGGGGTGGATCGCAGGCTGGCCGTGCTGCGCGACCTGCTCGCCGGCCTGACCGCGCCGGACGCGCCCGCGGTGGGCCAGGTCGAGCTGCTCGAACCCGCGGAACGCGCCCGGCTGCTGGAGGACTGGACGGCGCCCGCGCTGCCGGGGTCGCCCGAGGACGTGCCCGCGGTACTCGCGGAGCTCGCCGCCGCGCGGCCGGAGCGGACCGCGCTGGTGCACGGCAGGCGGCGACTCGCCACCGGCGAGCTCGCCGACCGGGTGCACCGCCTGGCCAGGGCGTTGCTGGCCAGGGGAGTAGGGCCGGATGACGTGGTGGCGCTCGCCCTGCCCCGGTCGGTCGAGCTGGTCGTCGCGCTGCTCGCGGTGCTGGACGCGGGCGCAGCGTACCTGCCGCTGGACACCGAGCACCCGCCCGAGCGGCTGGGCGAGCTGGTCGCCGACGCCCGGCCCGCGCTCCTGCTGGCCACCGCGGATTCCCCGGAGCTCGAGCCGGGCGAGGCCGGGCTGCTCCGCCTGGACGCCGCGGACACGCGCGCGGAGCTGGCCACGCTGTCCGGCGAACCGCTGTCTCCCGCCGAGCTGGCCGCGCCGCGGCACCCGGAACACCTGGCGTACCTCATCTACACCTCGGGTTCCACCGGGCGCCCCAAGGGGGTGCTGGGCCGGTCCGGCGGGCTGGCCGCGTTGCTGCACCACCACCGCGCCACGGTGGTGGCCGAGGCGGAACGGGCCACGGGGCGGCCGCTGCGTGCCGCGCACACCTACTCCTTCGCCTTCGACTCCTCGCTCGACCAGCTGATCTGGCTGCTCTGCGGGCACGAGCTGCACCTCTACGACGCCGAGACCACCCGCGACGCCGACGCCCTGCTCGCCGCCTACCTGCGGGACCGGATCGACGTCGTGGACACCACCCCCTCGATGGCCGCCCCGCTGCTCGAGGCGGGCCTGCTCACCGCCGACCACCGGCCATCCCTGCTCGTGCTCGGCGGCGAGGCCACCCCGGAAACGCTGTGGCGCCGGGTCGCGGCGGCCGGGATCCCGGCCCGCAACATGTACGGCCCCACCGAGGCCGCGGTGGACAGCGCCACCGCCCGGATCGACGGCGGCGAACCGACCATCGGCCACCCGCTGGCGGGCACCCGGGTCTACCTGCTGGACAACGCCCTGCGGCCGGTGCCGCACGGGACCCGCGGCGAGCTGTACCTCGCCGGGCCGCATCTGGCCCGCGGTTACGCGAACCAGCCGGGCGTCACCGCGGAGCGGTTCATCGCGGACCCGTGGGGGAGCCCCGAGGATACCGCGGCGCGAAGCGCCTCGATGGGGGGCGGTGGCCGGGTGACGGGTGGGCGGGCCTACCGCACCGGGGACCTGGCGCGCTGGGTGCCCGGCCGAGGGCTGGAGTACCTCGGCCGCGCCGACGGGCAGGTCAAGATCCGCGGCCACCGGGTGGAGACCGGGGAGGTCGAGGCCGCGCTGGGCGCGGTGCCCGGAGTGAGCGCGGCCGCCGCCGTGGTCCGCACCGACGGCGACCGCACCCGGCTGGTCGGCTACGTGGTGCCCGCGAGCTCCGGGACCGAGCTGACCGCAGACTCGGTGCGTGCCACGCTCGCCGAGCGGGTACCGGACCATCTGGTACCCGCGGCCGTGGTGTTGCTGGACGAACTGCCGGTCACCAGCAACGGCAAGCTGGATCGCGCCGCCCTGCCCGCACCACCCGCCACCGGCGGCGGCCGGGCCGCGAGCACGGAGCGGGAGCGGGTGCTGTGCGAGGCCGTCGCCGAGGTGTTCGGCCTGGAGCGGGTCGGCGTCGAGGACGACTTCTTCGCTCTCGGCGGGGACAGCATCACCGCCATCACCGTGAGCAGCAGGCTGCGGGCACGCGGACTGGAGCTGCGGCCGCGGGACCTGCTGGCGCGGCGCAGCCTCGCCGCGCTGGCGGCCGCGAGCAGGGAGATCGACGGCGACACCGCCGCGCCGCCGGACGAGGCGACCGGACCCGTGCCCGCCCCGCCGATCGTGCGCGCCCTGCTCGACCCGCACCCGGACATCGACGCGGTGGCCGGGTACGCGCAGTGGACCGCGCTGCGCCTGGACGGCGAACTCGCACCGGCCGACCTGCTCGAGGGTGTGCGGGCGGTGCTGGACCGGCACGACGCGCTCCGGCTGCGGGGAGACCGCACCGGACTGGTCGTCCGGCCGCGGGGAGCGGTGGACGCCGCCGCGGTGGTGAGCGAGGCGCACACCGGCGAGGTGGCGGAACTGGCCGAGCGGCTGGCCGGTTCCCTCGACCCGCGCTCCGGTGACCTGCTGCGCGTGGCCCTGCTGCGCACCCCGCGCGGCGAGCCGGACCGGCTGGTCGTGGTCGCGCACCACCTGGTGATCGACGGGGTGTCCTGGCGCATCCTGCTGCCCGACCTGCACACGGCCTGCGTGGGCGGGGCGCGGGACCTCGCGCCGGGCACGACCTCGTGGCGCAGGCACGCCACCCTGCTCGCCGAGCAGGGTGAGACCGGCGCCCGCCGGGCCGAGCTGGACTACTGGCGCCAGGCGCTGGAGGGCACCCGCATCGGCGAGCGGGCGCTGGACCGGACCCGGGACACCGTGGCCACCGCCCACCGGTCCACCACGGTCGCCTCCGCGGAGACGACCGAGGCGGTGCTGGGCACGCTGCCGGCGGCCTACCGCGCCGGGGTGGACGAGGTGCTGCTCGCCGCGCTGGTGCTGGCGCTGCGGGACTGGGGTGTGCCGGCGGGGGAGGCGGTGACCGTCACCATGGAGGGCCACGGGCGGGAACATCTCGACCTCTCCCGCACCATCGGCTGGTTCACCGCCGAGTACCCGGTACGCGTGGCCACCGGAGCCTCGCCGGAGGGCACCGACCCGGACCGGCTGCTGCGCGCGGCCAAGGAGGCCAAGCGGGGTGTCCCGGACGGCGGGATCGGCTACGGGGTACTGCGCCATCTCGACCCGGAGACCCGGCCACGGCTGGCGGACATCCCGCCACCCGACGTGCTGCTGAACTACCTCGGCCGGTTCGCCCCGCTGCCCGGCACCGGATGGCACCTGCCGGAACGCGACGCCTTCGCGGTACTCGAGCCCGCGGGCAAGGCGCTGGAGCAGGTGCTGGCGCTGAACTGCTTCGTGCACGAGGAGGATTCGCCCCGGATCGCGGTGGAGTGGACCGCGGCGGGGGAGGTGCTCGACCGGGGCACCGTGGCCGGCCTCCAACGGGCGTGGGAGGCCGCGCTGGACACCCTGGCCGCCCACGCCGAGCGGATCGGGCCGGACGGCGGCGGGCTCACCCCCTCGGACCTGCCGCTGGTGGAGATCGACCAGGACACCATCGACGCGCTGGAACGGCGGCACCGCATCGCGGAGGTACTGCCCGCCACCGCGCTGCAGGCCGGGCTGTCCTTCCACACGCTGGTGCGCGACGACGAGGACACCGACGTCTACGTCGTCCAGGCGGTGACCGAACTGGCCGGCGAGCTGGACGCCGGGCGGCTGGCCGCCGCGGCCGGGGAACTGCTGCGGCGGCACCCCGCGCTGCGGATGTACCTCGCGACCACGGCGGGCGGCGAGATCGTCCAGGTGATCCCCGCCGAGGTCGAGCTGGACTGGCGGCGACTCGACCTGTCCGGCCGGGCCGAGGAGTTCGCCGAGCACGCTCGCGCCGAGCTGGAACGTCCCTTCGACCCCGGCGAGCCGCCGCTGATCCGCTTCCTGCTGTGCACGCTCGGTCCGGCGGACCACCGGCTGGCCATCACCAACCACCACGCGCTGCTGGACGGGTGGTCGATGCCACTGGTCGGCCGCACGCTGCTGGCGATCTACGCCGAACTCGGCGGCGGCCCAGCGGTGCCGGCCGCGGCCGGGTTGCCGGAGTACTTCCGGTGGCTGGCGAGTAGGGACCGGGATGCCTCGCCGCGAGCCTGGCGGGAGGCACTGTCCGGAGTGGACGAGGGCACCCGGCTCGCTCCGGCCGCCGCCGGGGCCGCGGTCGAGCGGCCGGACCGGGTGTCGATCCCGCTGGGCGTGGAGTTCAGCGAGCGCCTGCGCGCCTTCGCCCGCGAGCGCGGGATCACCCTGACCGCCGTGCTGCAGACCGCGTGGGGGCTGCTGCTCGGCAGGCTCACCGGGCGGCGGGACGTGCTGTTCGGTTGCCCGGTCTCCGGAAGGCCGGCCGAGGTCGACGGCGTGGAGTCGATGATCGGTCAGCTCGGCAACACCATCCCGGTCCGCGTCCGGCACCACCCCGCGGACACCGCCGCCCGGGTACTCGCCGAGGTGCACGCGGACAACGTCGCGCTGGCCGAGCACCACCACGTCGGCCTGCCGGACATCCAGCGGCTCGCGGGGGTCGGCGACCTGTTCGACACGATGCTGGTGATGGAGAACTTCCCGCTGTCCAGCCGGCGGCGGACCCCGCTCGCGCCGGGACTGGACCTGGCAGGGGTGGACATCACCGACGCCACCCACTACCCGCTCACCGTCATCGTGATCCCCGAGGACGAGATCGTGGTCGGCCTCGGCTACCAGCCGCGGGCGTTCGACGGGGCCACCATCCGCGCCTACGGCCGCTGGTTGCACAACCTGCTGCGGGAGATCGTCGCCGACCCGGGCCGGCCGGTGGCCCGGTTGCCGACGCTCGACCCGGCGGAGCACGACCGGTTGCTGCGCACCGGAACCGGGGACCTGCCTGCCCGGCCGCGGCAGAGCTGCTTGGACACCTTCGCCGGCTGGGTGCGCCGCAAGCCCGCGGCGGAGGCGGTGGTGTGCCGCGACCGGAGCCTGACCTACGCGGAGCTGGACCGCCGGTCGAGCCGCCTCGCGCACGCGTTGATCGAACGCGGCGTGCGGCCCCAGGACCCGGTCGCCGTCCTGCTCGGGCGCGAGGTCGAGATGGTGATCGCCCTGTTCGGCGTGCTCAAGGCGGGCGCGGTGTACGTGCCGATGGACGCCGACTACCCGGCTGAGCGCCTCGCCTACATGCTTGCGGACATCGCCCCGGCCGCGGCGGTGACCACCGGCGAGGACCTGCCCGCCGCGCGGGAGACCCCGGTGTTGCGGCTGGACCACCCTGGCACCCTCGGCGAGCTCGACCGGACGTCCGCATGGGACACCGATCCCGCCTGGGCCCGGCGCGGGCTCACCGCGGACGCGCTGGCCTACGTCATCTACACCTCGGGCACCACCGGGCGTCCGAAGGGTGTCGCCGTGCCGCACCGTGGGGTGCCCGACCTGATCGCGTTGCAGGAGGACGTCGTCGGGGTCACCGAGCACGACCGGTACCTGCACTTCGCCTCGACCAGCTTCGACGTGGCCTTCTGGCAGTTCATGGTGCCCCTGCTGTCCGGAGGCACCTGCGTGATCGCACCGGAGGAGGTGCGGGTGCCCGGCGACGAACTGCTGGACTACATCACCGAGCACCGGGTGACCGGGGTGAACCTGCTGCCGTCCTTCCTCGCGGCGATGCCGGACGACGCGGGCGTGGACCCGGAGGTGTTCTTCGTGGTCGGTGCCGAACGCCTCGACCCCGAACTGGCCCGGCGCTGGGGTAACGGCCGCACGGCACTGTTCAACGCCTACGGCCCCACCGAGGTCACGATCAACTCGGTGACCTGGCGATACGATCCGGACGACCCGGGGCCCCTGCCCATCGGCAGGCCCGACCCGAACATCCGGGCCTATGTACTGGATGGCGGGCTGCTGCCGGTCGGCTTCGGCGTACCGGGGGAGCTGTACCTCGGCGGGCCGGGGCTGGCCCGGGGCTACGTCGGCAGGCCGGGCCTGACCGCGACGGCCTTCGTCGCCGATCCCTTCGGGGCACCCGGCGACCGCGCGTACCGTACCGGGGATCTGGTGTACTGGCGACCGGACGGGCAACTGGTGTTCCTCGGCCGGGCCGACCACCAGGTGAAGATCCGCGGCTTCCGGATCGAGCTCGGCGAGATCGAGACCGTGCTGACCCAGCACCCGGACGTGCGAGCCTGCGCCGTGGTCGTGCGCGAGGACCGGCCCGGCGAGCGCCGCCTCGTCGGCTACGTCA
Proteins encoded in this region:
- a CDS encoding non-ribosomal peptide synthetase, with the translated sequence MSTARVQSRRPAEAPAEEFLALTSAQLGIWNAQRLEPDSRDYLVGDVLEISGEAPIDVRLLAEAMRATTEEAESLRLRVFETPDGPRQLVSDEPVALPEVVDLRAEADPLAAAHARVEAERHRAAEACRGMVDRRLYAQTIIRLSACTVWYTQLGHHLIFDGYTAAMLSRRTAAHYTALVRGTEAPPSSFGRFADLVEADRAYLAGEQFERDRAYWRDQLTPLPELSDRQTPMTGPPERTLTARAELPPEEVARLRAAADAAGTTWGEALIACYAAFLHRLRGETDIVFAFPLMCRTGSTELRTPAMAVNVLPLRVTVRGGDRLDELSGRVAAVIREMRAHQRYRGENLPQDLGVPGAGALLHGRGVNLKAFDLELDFAGSTGVMRNVAGGPPEDMGLSVLPTRDGGLLLGFEVDARGNDQVGVDRRLAVLRDLLAGLTAPDAPAVGQVELLEPAERARLLEDWTAPALPGSPEDVPAVLAELAAARPERTALVHGRRRLATGELADRVHRLARALLARGVGPDDVVALALPRSVELVVALLAVLDAGAAYLPLDTEHPPERLGELVADARPALLLATADSPELEPGEAGLLRLDAADTRAELATLSGEPLSPAELAAPRHPEHLAYLIYTSGSTGRPKGVLGRSGGLAALLHHHRATVVAEAERATGRPLRAAHTYSFAFDSSLDQLIWLLCGHELHLYDAETTRDADALLAAYLRDRIDVVDTTPSMAAPLLEAGLLTADHRPSLLVLGGEATPETLWRRVAAAGIPARNMYGPTEAAVDSATARIDGGEPTIGHPLAGTRVYLLDNALRPVPHGTRGELYLAGPHLARGYANQPGVTAERFIADPWGSPEDTAARSASMGGGGRVTGGRAYRTGDLARWVPGRGLEYLGRADGQVKIRGHRVETGEVEAALGAVPGVSAAAAVVRTDGDRTRLVGYVVPASSGTELTADSVRATLAERVPDHLVPAAVVLLDELPVTSNGKLDRAALPAPPATGGGRAASTERERVLCEAVAEVFGLERVGVEDDFFALGGDSITAITVSSRLRARGLELRPRDLLARRSLAALAAASREIDGDTAAPPDEATGPVPAPPIVRALLDPHPDIDAVAGYAQWTALRLDGELAPADLLEGVRAVLDRHDALRLRGDRTGLVVRPRGAVDAAAVVSEAHTGEVAELAERLAGSLDPRSGDLLRVALLRTPRGEPDRLVVVAHHLVIDGVSWRILLPDLHTACVGGARDLAPGTTSWRRHATLLAEQGETGARRAELDYWRQALEGTRIGERALDRTRDTVATAHRSTTVASAETTEAVLGTLPAAYRAGVDEVLLAALVLALRDWGVPAGEAVTVTMEGHGREHLDLSRTIGWFTAEYPVRVATGASPEGTDPDRLLRAAKEAKRGVPDGGIGYGVLRHLDPETRPRLADIPPPDVLLNYLGRFAPLPGTGWHLPERDAFAVLEPAGKALEQVLALNCFVHEEDSPRIAVEWTAAGEVLDRGTVAGLQRAWEAALDTLAAHAERIGPDGGGLTPSDLPLVEIDQDTIDALERRHRIAEVLPATALQAGLSFHTLVRDDEDTDVYVVQAVTELAGELDAGRLAAAAGELLRRHPALRMYLATTAGGEIVQVIPAEVELDWRRLDLSGRAEEFAEHARAELERPFDPGEPPLIRFLLCTLGPADHRLAITNHHALLDGWSMPLVGRTLLAIYAELGGGPAVPAAAGLPEYFRWLASRDRDASPRAWREALSGVDEGTRLAPAAAGAAVERPDRVSIPLGVEFSERLRAFARERGITLTAVLQTAWGLLLGRLTGRRDVLFGCPVSGRPAEVDGVESMIGQLGNTIPVRVRHHPADTAARVLAEVHADNVALAEHHHVGLPDIQRLAGVGDLFDTMLVMENFPLSSRRRTPLAPGLDLAGVDITDATHYPLTVIVIPEDEIVVGLGYQPRAFDGATIRAYGRWLHNLLREIVADPGRPVARLPTLDPAEHDRLLRTGTGDLPARPRQSCLDTFAGWVRRKPAAEAVVCRDRSLTYAELDRRSSRLAHALIERGVRPQDPVAVLLGREVEMVIALFGVLKAGAVYVPMDADYPAERLAYMLADIAPAAAVTTGEDLPAARETPVLRLDHPGTLGELDRTSAWDTDPAWARRGLTADALAYVIYTSGTTGRPKGVAVPHRGVPDLIALQEDVVGVTEHDRYLHFASTSFDVAFWQFMVPLLSGGTCVIAPEEVRVPGDELLDYITEHRVTGVNLLPSFLAAMPDDAGVDPEVFFVVGAERLDPELARRWGNGRTALFNAYGPTEVTINSVTWRYDPDDPGPLPIGRPDPNIRAYVLDGGLLPVGFGVPGELYLGGPGLARGYVGRPGLTATAFVADPFGAPGDRAYRTGDLVYWRPDGQLVFLGRADHQVKIRGFRIELGEIETVLTQHPDVRACAVVVREDRPGERRLVGYVIPTDDANLDPVAVRDYLAGELPDHMVPTALVPLDRLPLSPSGKLDRTALPAPDANPATPARPPATEAEATLLEVFREVLGSTEVHLDDAFFDLGGDSIVSLQVVSRARRTGLTLTAKDVFEGRTVAGIAARAGTAEQEVETIEAPAVGDAPLTPVMRDLLRRCAAGGASATGFCQWMEICVPADGSEPMWRATLDTLLQRHPVLRARLARTGAGPVLRIPPAGTVTGADVLDHVRAGESADLRALVDSRITEVRERIDPWTGPLFRAVWVDAGRARLGRLVLIAHHLVVDGVSWRILQENLAYFGRTGLSFGESFLGWTRQLRAAADSRRRELPHWRRMAATPPIAGRALDPARDTVATARHHEIRIGPEPTRTLLTTLPQAYRTTPDPVLLTALVQATHRWRGTAELLVAMESHGRPQHTADRRGPVNLTETVGWFTAVHPARLELTGPGLPETVKAVKERLHATGDGLGYGILTTAGLLPEVHPEVGWNYLGRFPERPSEETSWRRPPDADPLGSGGNEDLPLPHGLMINALAEDGSLGVRFTWPSALFTTAEIGEFAEHFRQALTRLATDPEVLERAGLTPSDLPLCTVDQDTIEVLELDRPVADILPLGPLQELMLRHSRAESPDPYTVQSTFSITGALDVETLHAAGADLLERHPNLGAVFPAGSEVQVIPARPRPDCRVVDVSGPDTVDGVDVDQRVDRILAEDRAEPFDLAAGPLVRLTVIRRAAEEFEFVLTSHHVLSDGWSAPRMLTELFTFYTARLRGAPHRLETPIPFSAYLRLLGERDREAALAAWRAELDGLPEGDYLTGDRTVAGSTRDEDPVLLEFEGELVGQLTRVAAERGLTPNTLLQGAWATVLAARSGRRDICFGAMVACRPPELHQVEEMVGLLANTVPVRARFGGTVADTLADLQARQQAMTEHHHVGLVELERLTGLGRLFDSLVVFENYPVDPERIREPAPGLTITAARFREATHHPLTLTVMPEGGGWVGVLGYRSGMFTAAEVRGLGADLLAVLREFRQAGRLEEDSPGFLARFADE